The following proteins come from a genomic window of Eisenibacter elegans DSM 3317:
- a CDS encoding T9SS type A sorting domain-containing protein, translated as MKGARKSLGSTIFFVFVLSLFYWNVIGTVSAQTITVGTVSPTTVCSGSTILIPITATAGFQPGNFFTAELSDAAGSFASPIAIGTLIGTTNGTIVGTVPVSIPTGNNYRIRVRAEDPAVMSGNTSVAIRISAQAGDPSVFGNNEWRVYAFDGNILAGTAEYRGFYTETNLSFNSAARWAQGNTPSVANATGGAAYQGCDVALDFHSVSYKRRGFPCGFYQVDIIRTDTYQILIDGVVVATNTGSGTINNRWRGLLGPNTEMEIRWYDDTAPNVNSRFQATFNILAPEALVVQPVLPICANTQRTVNLITSTTANNPIDFRVNPTAYTFTWSGPAGFTTNADGTSMTTAIGGHGTYTLTATHNTNGCSISTNVVVALAPPPSVAVTPTSPTICAGERVTLTATGATTYSWRNAATNVQVAMGATVTLNPLVTTTYNVIGSDGCTNTTTTFTINVNPAPTDPGTFGDGFWFVACYDGNNFDRYYGYYTENNLSFSASDRWPIAGSPSSANAASGLPYTSPLSCTVPVDQHSVSYRRRNFPCGYYRITTRQNDDQGYLLVNGVVVWERLSSSTTAVTAWEGFLGAGSTVEFRWREGTGNSRGSLEFTTIVSELQPLTSPATVTICQGTSTTAVLNPLPVQRFFNAAGDPTGQGAATPVSWSVITGSPADFTITPNATGAVITADNTPSPNPATIRYRFTDPASGCVVDKTLNIRVDPLPSPAIVASATTICVGGSVNLTASGANTYAWYDAATGGNLLGTGLNLTVSPTTTTTYRLEGNNNCATIAQTITITVLGPTLAGTEFGNDEWIAHSYDGALITDPGNAIYRGHYTHKSLSFDSRSRWAQNLSPSAATTTLPDGSAAYIGCAIGNDNHSISFRRTNFPCGFYVISVGRDDRFVLRINGVQVAASAVAGFTPNVWEGLLDESSNVELVIQEGTGNSYGQISIGFLLGSTTQSVWRGGVSSDWFNALNWCPQVPTATTDVVIPGAGVTFMPIIDEEGAVTKDLQIAAGATLTILGTRTLEVHGSYLQEGILVANNSTITLQHNTTPNDITVQVSGTGAFYNLVVNKLAHQVQLNSPITINGQLRLTNGELNLNTRTLTITNPATTAIVRENNAFIRSETNAANNTSIVCWETGTTTGTYVYPFGTAPNADGYIPLSIHKTAITTNTRFCVATRATATFNNVPYATGTNMNSVVGGGPLFVVDRWWNITSSVNPLPAPGVDITFRYRGVENTLPAPANTEQLAVQKFEASFNDWESPFSGGANGVTTGVGAVQALGVRRFSPFVITLASTPLPVTLINFDARAINNDRAVQLDWSTAYEQNNQMFVLERSGDGERFEPFARVLPDTSPIGVRRYQHVDDAPLAGTSYYRLVQVDISGQANPQRIVSVSLRPDIGLQVLPNPSDGYFVQLRLHDTPNATVQVNFVSISGNRIHQLSLQTDAAGFWQGDVRFPVKLSTGAYIVETKSGEHRFSQKFIVH; from the coding sequence ATGAAAGGTGCTCGTAAATCTTTGGGCTCAACAATATTCTTTGTGTTTGTATTGAGCTTGTTTTATTGGAATGTGATCGGGACAGTATCTGCACAAACCATCACGGTAGGAACAGTCAGTCCCACTACAGTGTGCTCCGGCTCTACTATTCTCATCCCGATTACAGCTACGGCAGGCTTTCAGCCCGGCAACTTTTTTACGGCAGAGCTTTCGGACGCAGCCGGTAGTTTTGCCAGCCCAATAGCCATCGGTACACTCATTGGCACTACCAATGGCACCATCGTAGGTACGGTACCAGTGAGTATCCCCACCGGCAACAACTATCGCATCAGGGTACGGGCAGAAGACCCGGCAGTGATGAGTGGCAACACGAGTGTGGCTATCCGCATCTCGGCACAAGCCGGCGACCCCAGTGTGTTTGGCAATAACGAATGGCGGGTATATGCTTTTGATGGGAATATTTTGGCCGGAACAGCCGAGTACCGTGGGTTTTATACCGAAACCAACTTGAGCTTCAACTCCGCAGCACGTTGGGCACAGGGCAACACCCCTAGTGTGGCCAATGCTACTGGAGGCGCTGCTTATCAAGGTTGTGATGTAGCGCTAGATTTTCATTCTGTGAGCTACAAACGCCGTGGCTTTCCTTGTGGATTTTATCAAGTCGACATTATCCGCACAGACACGTATCAAATCCTTATCGATGGGGTAGTAGTAGCTACCAATACCGGTAGCGGCACAATCAACAACCGCTGGCGTGGGCTTTTGGGCCCCAATACGGAGATGGAAATCCGGTGGTATGATGACACTGCGCCCAATGTCAACTCCCGCTTTCAGGCCACCTTCAACATATTGGCTCCTGAAGCCTTGGTGGTGCAGCCTGTGTTGCCTATTTGCGCCAATACCCAACGGACGGTAAACCTAATCACTAGCACTACCGCTAACAACCCAATAGACTTTAGGGTAAACCCTACGGCCTACACCTTTACTTGGAGTGGCCCCGCAGGGTTTACTACTAATGCTGATGGGACTTCGATGACCACAGCCATCGGGGGGCACGGCACCTACACCCTCACAGCCACACACAATACCAACGGTTGTTCTATCTCGACCAATGTTGTCGTGGCTTTAGCGCCTCCTCCCTCTGTCGCCGTTACGCCTACCAGTCCGACCATCTGCGCAGGGGAGCGTGTTACCCTTACGGCCACGGGCGCTACCACCTATTCTTGGCGTAATGCCGCGACCAATGTACAAGTAGCTATGGGCGCTACCGTTACGCTCAACCCCTTGGTTACGACTACCTACAATGTTATTGGTAGTGATGGCTGTACCAATACGACAACTACTTTCACCATCAATGTAAATCCTGCCCCTACCGACCCCGGTACTTTTGGCGATGGTTTTTGGTTTGTGGCCTGTTATGATGGGAATAATTTTGATCGCTATTATGGCTATTATACTGAAAACAACCTCAGCTTTAGCGCCTCTGATCGTTGGCCGATTGCCGGCAGCCCTTCGAGCGCAAACGCTGCTTCGGGGTTGCCCTATACCAGTCCACTGAGCTGTACAGTGCCTGTAGACCAACATTCGGTCAGCTACCGCCGCCGTAACTTTCCTTGTGGGTATTACCGCATCACCACCCGTCAGAATGACGACCAAGGTTACCTGCTAGTCAATGGGGTTGTTGTTTGGGAACGGCTTAGCTCATCGACCACTGCCGTTACGGCTTGGGAGGGCTTTTTGGGTGCAGGCTCCACGGTGGAGTTTCGTTGGCGCGAAGGAACCGGCAACTCCCGAGGCAGCTTGGAGTTTACTACAATCGTCTCAGAGCTACAGCCACTGACCAGCCCGGCAACGGTTACGATATGCCAAGGCACGAGCACTACCGCCGTCCTAAATCCGCTACCGGTACAACGCTTTTTCAACGCTGCCGGAGACCCTACAGGCCAAGGCGCGGCTACGCCTGTCAGCTGGTCTGTGATTACGGGCAGCCCGGCTGATTTTACCATCACGCCCAATGCCACCGGCGCTGTTATTACAGCCGACAATACCCCCAGCCCCAATCCGGCTACAATCCGTTATCGGTTTACCGATCCAGCTTCGGGTTGTGTGGTAGACAAAACCCTCAACATACGGGTGGATCCGCTGCCTAGTCCGGCGATTGTCGCTTCAGCAACGACTATCTGCGTTGGTGGGAGTGTAAACCTTACCGCCAGTGGCGCCAATACTTATGCTTGGTATGATGCTGCCACTGGTGGCAACCTGCTGGGTACAGGGCTTAACCTGACAGTCAGCCCTACGACAACGACGACTTACAGGCTGGAGGGGAACAACAATTGCGCAACCATCGCCCAAACGATTACCATTACCGTGCTGGGACCTACGCTCGCAGGCACGGAGTTTGGGAATGACGAATGGATTGCACATAGTTACGATGGCGCACTGATTACCGACCCGGGCAACGCCATATATCGGGGGCACTACACTCACAAAAGCTTAAGCTTTGACTCGCGCTCGCGCTGGGCGCAAAATCTCAGCCCTTCCGCAGCAACCACCACCCTCCCCGACGGCTCTGCGGCATACATAGGCTGTGCCATAGGGAACGACAACCACTCCATCTCGTTTAGGCGCACCAATTTTCCTTGTGGCTTTTATGTCATCAGTGTAGGGCGCGACGACCGGTTTGTCTTGCGTATCAATGGAGTGCAAGTAGCAGCTTCAGCAGTGGCTGGTTTTACGCCCAATGTGTGGGAGGGATTGTTGGACGAATCCTCAAATGTAGAGTTGGTGATACAAGAAGGTACAGGAAACTCCTATGGACAGATAAGCATAGGCTTTTTGCTTGGCTCTACCACACAGTCTGTCTGGAGGGGTGGGGTGAGCAGCGATTGGTTCAACGCCCTCAACTGGTGCCCACAAGTACCTACCGCCACTACGGATGTGGTCATTCCCGGAGCTGGGGTAACGTTCATGCCCATTATTGATGAGGAGGGGGCTGTTACTAAGGACTTACAGATTGCCGCAGGTGCTACCCTGACCATTCTAGGCACGCGCACGCTAGAAGTACACGGCAGTTACTTGCAAGAGGGGATATTGGTAGCGAACAACAGTACCATTACCTTACAACACAACACTACTCCCAATGACATCACCGTGCAGGTGTCAGGCACAGGAGCTTTTTACAACTTGGTCGTGAATAAGCTGGCGCATCAGGTGCAACTCAATAGCCCCATTACAATCAATGGACAATTGCGCTTGACCAATGGAGAGTTGAATCTTAACACGCGCACACTCACCATTACCAACCCCGCAACAACGGCTATCGTGCGGGAGAACAACGCCTTTATCCGTAGCGAAACCAATGCGGCCAACAATACAAGCATCGTTTGTTGGGAAACCGGAACCACCACCGGAACCTATGTCTATCCCTTCGGTACTGCGCCCAATGCCGATGGCTATATCCCCTTGAGCATTCACAAAACAGCGATTACGACCAACACCCGCTTTTGTGTGGCTACCCGCGCTACAGCAACATTTAATAATGTGCCCTATGCCACTGGTACCAATATGAACAGTGTTGTTGGTGGCGGACCGCTCTTTGTGGTAGACCGTTGGTGGAACATCACCTCTAGTGTCAACCCTTTGCCCGCACCCGGCGTGGACATTACCTTCCGTTATCGAGGGGTAGAGAACACACTTCCAGCACCTGCCAACACAGAACAGCTGGCAGTTCAGAAATTTGAAGCCAGTTTCAACGACTGGGAAAGTCCCTTCTCTGGAGGAGCCAACGGCGTAACCACTGGGGTAGGAGCCGTGCAGGCTTTAGGTGTGCGACGCTTTAGTCCTTTCGTGATTACCTTAGCGTCTACACCGCTGCCTGTTACGCTCATCAACTTTGACGCTAGAGCCATCAATAACGACCGCGCTGTGCAGCTCGACTGGAGTACGGCTTATGAGCAAAACAACCAAATGTTTGTCTTGGAGCGCTCCGGCGATGGAGAGCGGTTTGAGCCCTTCGCACGAGTACTGCCCGATACAAGTCCTATCGGGGTGCGCCGCTATCAACATGTCGATGATGCGCCACTGGCTGGTACTTCTTACTACCGTTTGGTACAGGTAGACATTTCCGGACAGGCAAACCCACAGAGGATTGTGTCGGTAAGCCTCAGACCTGACATAGGGCTACAAGTCTTGCCCAACCCTTCGGATGGGTATTTTGTGCAATTACGCTTGCACGATACACCCAACGCCACCGTACAAGTCAACTTTGTGAGTATCAGTGGCAATAGGATACATCAGCTGAGTCTTCAAACAGATGCTGCGGGCTTTTGGCAGGGAGATGTGCGCTTTCCGGTCAAATTAAGTACGGGAGCTTACATCGTCGAAACGAAGTCAGGTGAGCACCGCTTTTCGCAGAAATTTATTGTACATTAA